The uncultured Bacteroides sp. DNA segment TACCGCTCACACTGAGGTTCTCGTAACTGTTTGTGGCAGCTTGTGTGGGATTGGGATAGTAGTAACCAAAAGTTCCATCACTATACACTGGCATGAAAGAGTCGGGCGAGATGCCATAGAATGCACTCCAAACCAGATTTTCGTATTGACTTCGCGTGGCCTTTTTCACAGCGTGCGACCCTGAGAGGTTGAGGTGCAGTTTGGTGGTCTTTGTCAGGCTGAAGTCAAGATTGCTACGCACATTGATACGGTCATAGCTAAATCCGGGATCATAACCTTTCGTGTTGGTCACTTTCTTATATATATCACCTTCATGAGCAAAATCGGCAGAAGCAAAATATTTCACGAACTTCGTACCACCACTTATGTTAACGTTGGCATTGTACGATGTAGCCACATCCTTCAGCAAATAATCCACCCAGTCCATGTTGGGGTAACGTTCGGCTTCGGCTTGATTGGCCGGATAGCGATATTTATTCAGTCTGTCCTGTGATAGATAATAGCTCCATGAAGTGGGATGATAGGCCAGTTCACTCTCTATAGCCTGATTACGAAGCGAGAGTGCGTTATACGAGTCCATCATGTCAGGTAATTTCGAGTAAGTCTTCAGTGTTGTACTGGCACTGATGTTGATTACGGCCTTGCCTTCTTCGCCACGCTTGGTGGTAATCAAGATTACACCATTAGCACCACGTACACCAAATACAGCTGTTGCAGATGCATCCTTCAATACGGATATTGAAGCAACAGAATTAATATCAACATTATTCATAGGACGTTCAACACCATCAACAAGTACCAGCGGATCACTATTGTTCCATGAAGTGACACCACGAATGGTAATTTTCGGGTCTTCGTCGCCTGGTTTACCGGTAGTAGTCATAGTTACTACACCCGGTAAATTACCGGTCAAGGCCTGGCCTAAACTTGTTACACCACCGGTACGTTCCAAAGCCTTCGAATTAGTCTGTGCGATGGCACCTACCACCGAAGCCTTCTTCTGCTGGCCAAAACCTACAACTACTACTTCTTGCAGCTGCACATTATCAGTTTGTAGAACAATTTTAATAGATTTAGCTGTTCCTACTTTAACTTCTTTGGTTGCCATACCAATAAATGAAACCACTAAAATTGAATTTGAGCTGGGCACTTTTAATTGGAAATTACCATCAAGATCCGCTATGGTGCCTATTGATGTATTTCCTTTCACCGTAACATTTGCTCCGATGATTGGTTCGTTGTGTTCGTCAACGACTACTCCTTTTGCTATGACTCCAGTTTGCGCTGTTATGGCAAAACTATACAACAGCATGCAAAAAACAAGTAAGGGAATTTTTCGAATTTGTTTTACTACATTTTTCATTTACTATTAGTTTAAGTTTACTATTAGTGAAGATTTAATAACTGTTTAAAAGATTAACTAGAGAAGATTTAACTACCATCATTCATTTCCTTCATAAGCGTACATTTTAAGATTAACAAACACATAATTCTAATTATTTACAAGTAGCATATAAGCCAATAGTAGTGCCGGTAAATCCTCCTGCTGTTGCAGTTGATAAATACGTGGCATCAATATTCTTACATAATAATTTCCAGTTTACTTCATCAGATGAATAGTAAAAGTCCAAATGGGTGCCTCTTGAAATCACTTTCAAGTCTATTGCTGTTATTTCATCATCTATTTTATGGCTGTACAATGTTTTATTTTCAGACTCACCAATTCGTTTGAGAGAGATATGTTTTGCACTACCCTCTTTTCCTACGCACAGAAAATATTGATGCAATTCATCCTTAAATAATAGAAGACCTGCCATTTCTTTATCATTGGAAGGATTGAACAACATACGAGTATCACATTCAAATTTATGATGTTGTATCCGGCGACACACATAAGCAGGCGCGTCTTTTTCGGTAGTACTTATATTTGCACATTTTAAAGTAAGATAGCCCGGCGTTTGAGTCAAATTGTACAGGTCGTTTGCAGGAGCACGCAACGTCATCCAATCCATACTGAGTGCAGTAGAATCAAATGTTTCGTTTCGCTCAAAATTTCCAAAAGTAACTTCCTTCTCGCGCTTCACGCCTTTTCGGTTTACCATTAAAGGTACTAACTCATCATCTTGAGTCATATAAGGAAAGCCATCATCGCTCCATCTTACAGGCATCAGGAAAGTTTCACGACCCAAATTTTCAAACTTATTATTAATAGGACGACAGGCCAAAAACACAGCCCACCAGTCGCCTTCTTTCGTCTGAATTATGTCGGCATGACCGGCACATGTCACCGGATTAGGGCGAGAAGGATCTAAATGTCGCTGTGTTAGTATCGGATTATTTTTCCACGGAGTAAATGTACCCATTGGAGAATCACCACCAAAAATGACTTCCGAGTGCCAATTACTGGTTCCTCCTTCGGCAGACATCAGGAAATATTTCCCATTAATCTTATAAAGATGCGGTCCCTCGATCCAAATAGGTTTATCAGCTGGGTAAGCTCCTTTATTTATCAATATTTTACGAGGTCCAACTGTTTTGTTCGTGTGCACATCAAATTCTTGTACCCGTATGGTCCGATGGCCGCTATACTCAGGTTTATTATCGGGTGCATCATCGTTATTAACAATATACGCCTTTCCGTTATCATCAAAAAAGAACGAAGGATCAATGCCGGTTACTTCAGGTAACATAATAGGATCTGACCATTCACCAAAAGGGTCTTGAGTTTTCACGAAAAAGTTTCCAGCACCCACATTCGTTGTTATCATGTAATAACTCTTATTGTGAGGATTATACTCAATTGCCGGAGCAAAAATGCCACCACTCACATGTTGACCTTTCATATTCACCAATTGCGATGGTCTGTTTAAGATGTTGCCAACTTGTTTCCAGTTCACTAAGTCTTTACTATGAAAAAGAGGAACTCCGGGGAAGTAGGTAAAAGTAGAAGTTGCAAGGAAATAATCCCCTTCACCATTAGTACAAATACTGGGATCAGAATACCAACCCGGTAAAATAGGATTGTAGAAATAGTCTTCACCAGGTAAAGGATTGGAAACGTAAAAGTCATCTTCTCCTTTGTAATTGAAATGGTCGAAGAGTGCTACTGACTTGCCTATTACCGGCAAATTTTCGTCTTTATGCAAAGAACTGCATGATACAGTGTAAAAGCCTAAGACACATGCTGACAACAGCACAGCCGATCTTAATCTCTGAGATTGCTTATTCATAGTACTTCGAATATGGTTTATTAGTAACCTTACCTTTGCGCAGTCCTGAAGGGCTACACGTTCGAAGTACAAAAATATAATACCTTTTTCAAGAGATTTAAAAAGGATGATACACGATTTTAAAGAGGTGTTACAGAATCGTTTTTTATGTTACATTATCATTAGTACATGTTACGTAACAATAGTTAAACATCCCTTAATCAGTAGTTTAGTTCATTCTGGCTTTATTTATTGCAGTCTAGGCTATTCTTTATGTTACTTTCTCTTATCTGTAAATGAGTAGGGAAGTACAGGGTGTCTTACCCTGGAAAAGGTTGACTTCATAATCACCCTATAAAATTATAGTAAGATGAAAAAGTCAGACGTTTATTCAGATTCGTTTCGTTTAGAAGTTCTCTCGGCGTATTTTGACACTCAGGAATCTCTTTATTCTTTATCTTCAAAAACAGGAGTTTCCCGTAGCACTTTATGGCGTTGGATTCATACCTTTGAGACCTCTAACCCTGAAATGGTAGCGTGTATGAAGAAAAAAGATTCTCCCCGGAATGATCAGTTGAATGAAATCGCAGCTTTAAAGCGTGAAAATGCCCGTTTACAGCAAGAACTTAAGCATGAGCAGTTGCGTTCGCATGCCTATGACACCATGATCGATATCGCTGAAGAGATGTTTAACATCCCCATCAGAAAAAAATCTGGCACCAAACAGTGAGAAGGCTTTGCACCGAGGGTACACACCTTTCCGTAGTTACCCTGTGTGCGCTGTTTGGTAAGACGAAACAAGCCTATTATAAGTATGATGATAACCGGTATTTGGAGTATCTGGCTAAGGAGAATTTTATTCTTGAATATGTCAAGGAGGTACGTCGAAAAGATCCGGGCATTGGTGGTGAGAAACTGTGGTATATGTATCGCCAATGCTTTGGAGATGAGCATGCCCTTGGGCGCGACCGCTTTATGGAAATTATATCCAAGTATGGGCTCAATGTGCGTAAGCGCGTTCGTCATCCTCGCACGACTGATTCTTCCCATCATCTTCCTAAACATCCTGATTTGACACGTAGCCTGTTACCTTGTCGTCCCAATGAGTTGTGGGTAAGCGACATCACTTATATCCTTTTGTGGCTGGATGAAACACGTTACACATTCTGTTATCTGTCGATAATAACCGATGCCTACACCAAGGAGATTATCGGTTATTGCGTGGGAGAAACTCTTGAAAGCATTTATGCGCTCAAAGCGTTGGAGATGGCTTTCAAACGATTAAAAGGAGTTGATGAAGTCGATCTGATCCATCATTCAGACCGAGGCGTTCAATACGCAAGCTTTGAATATACCTCCGGTTTGCATGCAAAAGGAGTTCGCATCAGCATGACCGAAAGTGGCAATCCAAAAGATAACGCCGTGGCCGAAAGAGTAAACGGCATCATCAAGCATGAACTACTTAAAGACATGCGGTTCCATACGATAGAAAAAGTGCGTGGGGCACTAAAAACGGCTGTTGGGTTTTATAATAACGAGCGACCACACATGAGCCTGGATATGATGACACCTGCGCAAGCAGCAACTAAAAGTGGAATACTCAATAAAAAATGGGTTAGTTACAGAGAAAAATATCTTCTGACTAATCAATTATAAATGCTAATATTATATACATTTGCACATGAAGAAGCCAAGAATGATCTGTTTATAACAGATTCAAGAGAAGAAAAGAGGTTTTTTTCTCTTTATCTTCTCCTACAATAGCTAAGTGGCTACTTAATTGAGCGATAACCAGTGGTTAGTCTGCCACTTTTAGTGATAAGACAACTGCAGGGTCAACTAACTTCAGTAATAAGACAAAGTTCGGTCTACTTAATTTAGCAATAAGCTTAATCAGAAGACAACCTTATTTAGGATTAGTAGTTTTTTTAGTCAACCACTTATACAAATAAACTAAATCAAAGTCAACCATTTCCAGGGAAATACAGGGCAAATCTGGTGCGAATATTAGTTTCATGATATTCTTATGTGCTGAAACAAAAAGTTTTAATACGTTGAAACTTTTGTTTCAGCATGTCAAACCTTTTGTTTCAACGTAAGAAACCTTTAGTTTCAGCACTAGAAACAAATGGCGAGAATGTACTTCCCTGGAATTAGAAGCTATAGCTATTTATAAAAAGATCGGTTTAGAATATTTTGTCGGTACTGAGAATGATTTCACCGAAAGGAATCATGGCGTTAAACAAGGCTATTTGTTGGTAGGAGTGCAAGTCTTCCGCACGAATTTGTTTTTCTTCTATTAATCCCTTATCGAGGAGAAATGCTCTTTGAGTGCCTTTTAGTAGCGGGGCGGATGGTGTAAACCAATTTTCCCCATCAAAGAGGGCTATATTGGCGATGGAGGTGTCGGTTAGCAAACCCTTCTTTACGATGAGGACATCGTCTTGATTGCATCGTTGGGCAAAAAGACTGTTGAGCGTGTCCCGGTCTGTGCTTTTGTGATGATAATCAATCGTGTCTGAATTGATTAACTGCAAGGAATGAATAGGGCGAACGGTATATGATGCATAAGTTACTTCTTCTATTTTCTCCTGATAAATCACTCTGCACTTTATGCGACCTTCACTTTGTGAAGGGGTGATATAGTCGAATAAATTGAGGGGTGGTAATTGTCCGAAATGGTCAGCACGAGTTTCGTTCATTCTTTTGTTGTGGTATGCAAGGTTACACACAACGCCGTCTTCTATCCGTATGGTTTCAATAAATAGGTACATAAATTTTCTGTATCATTTCTTGGTACTCATTTTTTGCATTACTTTGGCTAGTAATTCCACCTCCACTTTTAAAGAATAGTTCGCCGTTTTTTTGTTCGATGAAGCGAATCATAACAGCACTATCGAGGTTCTTACCATCGAAATAGCCAACTATCCCGGTGTAAAATCCGCGTTCATAATCTTCTGCTTTGCTTATTATCTCCATCGTTTTAGGTTTTGGGGCCCCCGTAATGGAGCCTGCAGGAAGAAGCTTGAAGAGTGTTTCACCCAGATGCGAATCGTAATCGGGAGGAAGCTGTCCGCTGATTTCCGTGCTTGTTTGCAAGATAGGGCCTTGGCTGGTTTGTACGGTATCGATGTATCGGTATTGCAACACCTGTACTTGTTCGGCCACGATGCTAAGATCATTGCGAATGAGGTCTGTAATGGTGGCATGTTCGGCTATTTCTTTCGGATCGCTCATTAGTTGCTTTTCGGCATTTGGAAAGTTAGCATCTATGGTTCCTTTCATGGGATAAGAAAAAATCTTTCCTTGGTGGATGCGTACAAATATTTCAGGAGAGAAGCAGACAAAGTGATCTTTTATCCACAACTTGTATGGAGCTTCTGAGCGATAGAATATCTCTTCTAAGGTAAGATTGGTGGATATGGGAGTGCTGCAAGTTAGATTTGTGAGGAAGCTGTTTCCGGCCAGAATATTTTTTCGAACGATCTGAAAAGAATGGTTGTATGTGCTAAAAGGAATTGGATGAGGCTGCCAAAAAAGCGCTGTTTTCTTTTCTTTTGAAGTGGGAGCGTTGTGGCAATTTGTATATCCATTCAGATTGTATCGTAACTCTGCTGAATTGATATTGTTGGTTTCTTCAATGTAGGAACAGTCTTGCTTATAATTGATGATAAACACAAATTGTTTTCCTGCATTTGCCAGAGAGCCAATTCGTGCTATGGCTTCTTCTTTAGCGTAAGTTCTCATCCTTTTTATTCATCTTTAGAAGAGTTTGGTTCTTTCTATTTCACCTTCAAAATTAGGAGTAAATATATCTGTTCCTATATTCGCTTTTATCTCTTCAATACTCCAGAAACGCCCACTATCCAGTTCGTCGCTAGGTGAGATCACGCCATCATATATCGTTTTGTGGGTAAAGACTAGTTCTCGTTCACGGGCAGATTCAAAAATGTAATGGGCGAGTTGCTCAGGTATGAAATCGGTTATACCCAGTTCTTCTTTCGCTTCTCGCTTGAGAGCAATCTCGATACTTTCGCCCAAATCTACATGTCCGCCTACGGAAGTATCCCATTTGCCGGGTTGTACATCTTTCCATTCAGGACGTTTTTGTAGATAAAGTTCTCCTTTGGAGTTGAATACATGTAGATGAATGACGGGATGTAGCAGCATACTTCCACTGTGACACTCTCCACGGGTGGCTGAGCTGATGATGTTTCCATCTTCGTCTACGATAGGAAAAATCTCTTGCTGATTGTCTTGATTCATATAGAATGTGTTTATTAGGGAATTAATAAGGAAGAATCGCCATAACTCAGAAAACGGAAATTGTGGCTTAGTGCATAGTTGTATATAGCCTTCCAGTTGCCTTTTACAAAAGCGGAGACCAGCAACAATAAAGTGCTTTGCGGTTGATGAAAATTGGTAACTATCGCTTTCACTATCTTATAGTCATAGCCGGGGGCAATGATGATTTGAGTACTGGTGTGTAATGTTTCCATGTTGTTGCGATCCAGATATAGAAGAATGTTCTGCAATGCTTCGATCGGGCTAACAGATTCCAATGTCTCATAGGGTTGCCATTGGAGCACGTGAAGTTCACTTTCTGATGCATTGGGATGTTGTGCGAGAGTGACTCCTATATGATATAAACTTTCTAGCGTGCGAACAGAAGTTGTTCCTACGGCTATGGCTTCTGCATGATGTTCTATTAACTTCTCCAATGTGTTGCGAGAGACGGAGATATATTCTGTATGCATCTCGTGCTCTTTAATCTCTTCGCTTTTTACTGGTTTAAATGTTCCGGCGCCTACGTGCAGAGTCAGTTCTTCGCAATCTATTCCTTTTCCTTTTAGTGCATCCAGCACTTGCGGCGTGAAGTGAAGACCGGCAGTAGGGGCGGCTACCGATCCTTTTATTTTTGAATACACCGTTTGATAGGTATCTTTATCACTTTCCTGTGTTTCACGGTTTAAGTATGGAGGTATGGGAAGTTCGCCAAATTCTTCCAATATATCAGCAAACGTTACTTCAGGGTCGTTCCAGGTGAAGCCGATCCAATGGCTTGTTCCATGGCATTCTCCTCGAGAAGCAGTGAGAATAATTTCTTTTCCTTTCACTGTTATTTCCTTATGCAGGTCACCCTCTTTCCACTTCTTTAGGTTGCCAATCATGCATAACCAGGCAGTATGGTGAGTTTGCTGAAAATTGAGAACGTAATCATTGGGGGCAATGGGTTCCAGACAGAATATCTCGATTAATGCGCCAGTTTCTTTTCTGAAATGGAGCCTGGCCTGAATCACTTTCGTATTATTAAAGATCATCAGACTACCTTGTTGCAGGTAGGAGGGTAGTGAAGTAAACAGATCTTCGGTAATCTCGCCATGACGGTAGACGAGTAATTTCGATTGATCTCTTACAGGCAAGGGAAACTTGGCGATGCGCTCATCAGGAAGCGGATAATTATATTCGCTGATCCGTATATGTTTGGGGTTTTCTTTCATGATTCCTTTCTTTCCTCGGCAAAAGTAGCGATATTTGCTGATATAAAGAATCAAATTAGTAAATGAGCTTATGAAAATTGGAGATAAAGTGCGATTTCTTAGCGAAGTTGGTGGGGGAATCGTGAAAGGTTTTCGGGGTAAAGATATCGTGTTGGTTGAAGGTACCGATGGTTTTGAGATTCCAATGCTTGCTCGCGAATGTGTAGTGATAGAAACAGATGACTATAATTTGAAAAGAAAACCTGCACCTGTTGCTAAGCATGAAGAGGTGAAGGTGGGCAAGCCTGAAATAACTACTCGCCCGGTAGAGATGCGTGGAGGTGATAGCTTGAATGTGGTTCTTGCTTTTGTGCCTGTTGACGTGAAAACTATCAGCAGCACCTCGTTTGAGGCGTATTTGGTGAATGATAGTAATTACTATATGTATTATACCTATCTGAGTGCTGAGGGGAAAGCGTGGAAAACTCGTTCTCATGGTTTACTTGAGCCGAACACAAAACTTTTGCTCGAAGAATTCTCAAAAGAAATTCTGAATGAAATGGAACGCCTAGTTGTAGAACTCATCGCATTCAAAGACGGTAGAACGTTTGCACAAAAACCGTCGGTTAGTGTGGAGTTACGCATTGATACTGTGAAATTCTACAAATTACATACTTTTCATGAATCGGCCTATTTTGTGGAACCGGCTCTGATTTATGATGTTGTGAAGAATGATCTTCCTATTAAGCAGGTATATGTATCGGCTGACGAGATTCAAGTGGCTTTATTGCAAAAAAAGGAAATTGATAAACCTAGAGTTCAGCCTTTGGTGAAGCATGATGTGAAAAATTCAATTTTAGAAGTTGACCTTCACATCAATGAATTATTGGATGATACGAAAGGGATGAGCAGTGGTGAGATCTTGAACTATCAGTTGGAAAAGTTTCGGGAAGTGATGGAGGAATATAAAAGCAAGCGTGAGCAGAAAATCGTTTTTATCCATGGAAAAGGGGATGGAGTGCTGCGTAAAGCTATTTTGGATGAACTCAAACGCAAATATAGCGCATGTAAGTCACAAGACGCATCGTTTCAAGAATATGGTTTTGGCGCCACCATGGTGACGATCAAATAAGCATGAAAAAAGGGTATTATCAGCGGAAACTGCAATACCCTTTTTTCTATAATTTAATCTATGGATTTTATTTCAATTCAATTCCTTTGTTTTGCAAAGTAATGTTCAGAACTGTAGTATACTTACTGTATTGTTCTGGGGACAGCGTTTTCTTCATCAATTTCAAGTTACCGTAAACTGCAGTTTTAAGCAATTCGTCTTGTTTCTTTGATGAGTTACTTGCTTTTCCCATCTGTTCAGTGAAATAATCAGAGATGTTAGCAACTTCTTCTGTCTGAGCAGAAGTCAGTTTCAAATATTTGCTCAACTTACTTACGTTGATGTTTCCTTCCCATTTTGCAGTCGTAGGTTGATTCCCTGCTGCAAATGTACTAACAGCCAGGCAGAGGGCTGCCACTAATGTTAATCCTAATCTTTTCATAATACCTACTTTTTAATTTGTTATACCTAAAAACTAATACTTGTTGAAAACTTATTTTAAGCGCTTATTTTCCTTTTTTACTTCTGCAAAGATATGGATATGTTTTATAACATAAAAAGAAACAGGCGAAAAATATGTTATATAGCATGTTTTATTGATGTATATCAATTCGTAGATAGGTAAATGTTACTCATTTTGGGCAAAATGAAATATAATTGTAATATCCGAAGGGTCTTGCTGGCTAATTGGCACTCGATGGGGTTGGATGGTGGAAAAAAGATAATTCACCTCTCCCGAATATTCTAGAGAGGTGAACATGCTGAACAGGTTGGAGCGGATAGCCCGCATTTCACTTTTCTACTCGTAGTAAGTCGCTCATGATTCCATCAGAGACGAAAATGCCTTTCTTTGTTAGTTTCAAGTGGCTGTCTTGCAATTCCAATTGCTCGTTTGCGATGTACTTGTTTGCTATAGTTAGGCAGTAATCTAAATAGAACTGTCCAAAACGCTGGCTTACTTGCTCTAGAGAAAGCCCCCAACGAGTACGCATTGACGTTATGACCAACTCGTTGTATCGAGTGTTCGCATCTAAGTCTTCTGCTTTATAAGACCGTTGATTATTTTCTATACCTTTTATATATGAAGTTGTTGAGGAAATATTCCATTCCCTGGTTTCACCATTAAACGAATGAGCGGACGGTCCGCAACCAAGATATTTTGTTCCTTTCCAATAAGAAGTGTTGTGACGAGAGTATTTTTCGGGAAGGCAAAAATTGGATATCTCATACTGTTCATAGCCTGCTGCAGAGAGTTGCTCGGTTAGTAGTGAGAAAAAACGGATACTATCTTCTTCGTTTACTTCTTCAATCTCACGTTTGTTCAACATCCGATATAAAGGAGTGCCTTTCTCGTATGTTAAGTGATATGCCGAAATATGTTCCACATTAAGTGCTATGGCTTGCTCCAAATCTTTTTTCCAGGTTTCCTCATTTTCACCGGGTAAACCATACATAAGATCAATGCTGATATTTTTAAATCCGGCCTCTCGGGAATGTTCGACAGCCTTGATAGCTTGCTCGGCATTATGACGTCGTTTTAGTAGTTTTAAGGTGGGGTCATTGAATGTCTGTATGCCAATGCTTATTCGGTTGAAAGGAAGTTGAGCCAGTTCACTTAAGTACTCAGTGCTTAAATCATCAGGGTTTGCTTCGAGGGTTATTTCTTTGCAATGTGCGGTATTATAGACTTGTTCAATCGTATTGAATATTTTTCTAAAATCTTTTAAGGAAAGTTGTGAAGGGGTGCCTCCTCCAAAATAGATTGTTTCGAGGGATTCTCCCTGTAGATAATTTTGCCTCATCTCTAACTCCTTGCAGAGAGCTGAGATATAACTTTCCATCAAATTATTATTGGTGCTAGTGTAAAAGTCGCAATAGATGCAACGAGTTTTACAGAAGGGTATATGTAGGTATATTCCTGCCATCGTTGGGTTTTTTAGGTTAATAGATGGAATCTCCATCTATCTTTTAATTAGTCTGTAAAGTTAGTAATTTACTTAAATAGAACGGATGTGTTGCATAACATTGTTTAGAAACACGGAGTAATTATTGTTTTTAATTGTATTAATTTATAATTTGCGCGTCAC contains these protein-coding regions:
- a CDS encoding aminotransferase class IV family protein, whose translation is MYLFIETIRIEDGVVCNLAYHNKRMNETRADHFGQLPPLNLFDYITPSQSEGRIKCRVIYQEKIEEVTYASYTVRPIHSLQLINSDTIDYHHKSTDRDTLNSLFAQRCNQDDVLIVKKGLLTDTSIANIALFDGENWFTPSAPLLKGTQRAFLLDKGLIEEKQIRAEDLHSYQQIALFNAMIPFGEIILSTDKIF
- a CDS encoding glycoside hydrolase family 43 protein, giving the protein MNKQSQRLRSAVLLSACVLGFYTVSCSSLHKDENLPVIGKSVALFDHFNYKGEDDFYVSNPLPGEDYFYNPILPGWYSDPSICTNGEGDYFLATSTFTYFPGVPLFHSKDLVNWKQVGNILNRPSQLVNMKGQHVSGGIFAPAIEYNPHNKSYYMITTNVGAGNFFVKTQDPFGEWSDPIMLPEVTGIDPSFFFDDNGKAYIVNNDDAPDNKPEYSGHRTIRVQEFDVHTNKTVGPRKILINKGAYPADKPIWIEGPHLYKINGKYFLMSAEGGTSNWHSEVIFGGDSPMGTFTPWKNNPILTQRHLDPSRPNPVTCAGHADIIQTKEGDWWAVFLACRPINNKFENLGRETFLMPVRWSDDGFPYMTQDDELVPLMVNRKGVKREKEVTFGNFERNETFDSTALSMDWMTLRAPANDLYNLTQTPGYLTLKCANISTTEKDAPAYVCRRIQHHKFECDTRMLFNPSNDKEMAGLLLFKDELHQYFLCVGKEGSAKHISLKRIGESENKTLYSHKIDDEITAIDLKVISRGTHLDFYYSSDEVNWKLLCKNIDATYLSTATAGGFTGTTIGLYATCK
- a CDS encoding IS3 family transposase, translated to MRRLCTEGTHLSVVTLCALFGKTKQAYYKYDDNRYLEYLAKENFILEYVKEVRRKDPGIGGEKLWYMYRQCFGDEHALGRDRFMEIISKYGLNVRKRVRHPRTTDSSHHLPKHPDLTRSLLPCRPNELWVSDITYILLWLDETRYTFCYLSIITDAYTKEIIGYCVGETLESIYALKALEMAFKRLKGVDEVDLIHHSDRGVQYASFEYTSGLHAKGVRISMTESGNPKDNAVAERVNGIIKHELLKDMRFHTIEKVRGALKTAVGFYNNERPHMSLDMMTPAQAATKSGILNKKWVSYREKYLLTNQL
- a CDS encoding aminodeoxychorismate synthase component I, coding for MRTYAKEEAIARIGSLANAGKQFVFIINYKQDCSYIEETNNINSAELRYNLNGYTNCHNAPTSKEKKTALFWQPHPIPFSTYNHSFQIVRKNILAGNSFLTNLTCSTPISTNLTLEEIFYRSEAPYKLWIKDHFVCFSPEIFVRIHQGKIFSYPMKGTIDANFPNAEKQLMSDPKEIAEHATITDLIRNDLSIVAEQVQVLQYRYIDTVQTSQGPILQTSTEISGQLPPDYDSHLGETLFKLLPAGSITGAPKPKTMEIISKAEDYERGFYTGIVGYFDGKNLDSAVMIRFIEQKNGELFFKSGGGITSQSNAKNEYQEMIQKIYVPIY
- a CDS encoding S-adenosylmethionine:tRNA ribosyltransferase-isomerase, producing MKENPKHIRISEYNYPLPDERIAKFPLPVRDQSKLLVYRHGEITEDLFTSLPSYLQQGSLMIFNNTKVIQARLHFRKETGALIEIFCLEPIAPNDYVLNFQQTHHTAWLCMIGNLKKWKEGDLHKEITVKGKEIILTASRGECHGTSHWIGFTWNDPEVTFADILEEFGELPIPPYLNRETQESDKDTYQTVYSKIKGSVAAPTAGLHFTPQVLDALKGKGIDCEELTLHVGAGTFKPVKSEEIKEHEMHTEYISVSRNTLEKLIEHHAEAIAVGTTSVRTLESLYHIGVTLAQHPNASESELHVLQWQPYETLESVSPIEALQNILLYLDRNNMETLHTSTQIIIAPGYDYKIVKAIVTNFHQPQSTLLLLVSAFVKGNWKAIYNYALSHNFRFLSYGDSSLLIP
- a CDS encoding NUDIX domain-containing protein, translating into MNQDNQQEIFPIVDEDGNIISSATRGECHSGSMLLHPVIHLHVFNSKGELYLQKRPEWKDVQPGKWDTSVGGHVDLGESIEIALKREAKEELGITDFIPEQLAHYIFESARERELVFTHKTIYDGVISPSDELDSGRFWSIEEIKANIGTDIFTPNFEGEIERTKLF
- a CDS encoding transposase, which gives rise to MKKSDVYSDSFRLEVLSAYFDTQESLYSLSSKTGVSRSTLWRWIHTFETSNPEMVACMKKKDSPRNDQLNEIAALKRENARLQQELKHEQLRSHAYDTMIDIAEEMFNIPIRKKSGTKQ
- a CDS encoding DUF2027 domain-containing protein, which encodes MKIGDKVRFLSEVGGGIVKGFRGKDIVLVEGTDGFEIPMLARECVVIETDDYNLKRKPAPVAKHEEVKVGKPEITTRPVEMRGGDSLNVVLAFVPVDVKTISSTSFEAYLVNDSNYYMYYTYLSAEGKAWKTRSHGLLEPNTKLLLEEFSKEILNEMERLVVELIAFKDGRTFAQKPSVSVELRIDTVKFYKLHTFHESAYFVEPALIYDVVKNDLPIKQVYVSADEIQVALLQKKEIDKPRVQPLVKHDVKNSILEVDLHINELLDDTKGMSSGEILNYQLEKFREVMEEYKSKREQKIVFIHGKGDGVLRKAILDELKRKYSACKSQDASFQEYGFGATMVTIK
- the hemW gene encoding radical SAM family heme chaperone HemW, which codes for MAGIYLHIPFCKTRCIYCDFYTSTNNNLMESYISALCKELEMRQNYLQGESLETIYFGGGTPSQLSLKDFRKIFNTIEQVYNTAHCKEITLEANPDDLSTEYLSELAQLPFNRISIGIQTFNDPTLKLLKRRHNAEQAIKAVEHSREAGFKNISIDLMYGLPGENEETWKKDLEQAIALNVEHISAYHLTYEKGTPLYRMLNKREIEEVNEEDSIRFFSLLTEQLSAAGYEQYEISNFCLPEKYSRHNTSYWKGTKYLGCGPSAHSFNGETREWNISSTTSYIKGIENNQRSYKAEDLDANTRYNELVITSMRTRWGLSLEQVSQRFGQFYLDYCLTIANKYIANEQLELQDSHLKLTKKGIFVSDGIMSDLLRVEK